Proteins encoded in a region of the Oncorhynchus gorbuscha isolate QuinsamMale2020 ecotype Even-year linkage group LG16, OgorEven_v1.0, whole genome shotgun sequence genome:
- the LOC123999456 gene encoding F-box/LRR-repeat protein 20-like — protein sequence MGKEVNGVSRSRFEMFSNSDEAVINKKLPKELLLRIFSFLDVVTLCRCAQVSRSWNVLALDGSNWQRIDLFDFQRDIEGRVVENISKRCGGFLRKLSLRGCLGVGDSALRTFSQNCRNIELLSLNGCTKITDSTCNSLSKFCPKLKHLDLASCTSITNLSLKALSEGCPLLEQLNISWCDQVTKDGIQALVRCCPGLKGLFLKGCTQLEDEALKHIGAHCPELVTLNLQTCSQITDEGLITICRGSHHLQSLCVSGCANITDAILHALGLNCPRLRILEVARCSQLTDVGFTTLARNCHELEKMDLEECVQITDGTLIQLSIHCPRLQVLSLSHCELITDDGIRHLGSGPCAHDRLEVIELDNCPLITDASLEHLKTCHSLDRIELYDCQQITRAGIKRLRTHLPNIKVHAYFAPVTPPPSVGGSRQRFCRCCILL from the exons ATGTTCTCAAACAGCGACGAGGCCGTCATCAATAAGAAGCTGCCCAAGGAGCTGTTGCTACG AATCTTCTCCTTTCTGGATGTGGTGACACTCTGTCGCTGTGCCCAGGTCTCACGG TCGTGGAATGTGCTCGCCCTGGACGGCAGTAATTGGCAGAGGATTGACCTTTTCGACTTTCAGAGAGATATTGAG gGGCGAGTGGTGGAGAACATCTCGAAACGATGTGGGGGATTCCTGAGGAAGTTGAGTCTGCGGGGCTGTCTGGGGGTGGGGGACAGCGCTCTGAG aacctTCTCCCAGAACTGCAGGAATATTGAGCTGCTTAGTTTGAATGGCTGCACCAAGATAACTGACAG CACATGTAATAGCCTAAGTAAGTTCTGTCCCAAGCTCAAGCACTTGGACCTCGCCTCCTGTACCTCAATCACCAACCTGTCACTCAAAGCACTCAG CGAGGGCTGTCCTCTGTTAGAGCAGCTTAACATCTCGTGGTGTGACCAGGTGACTAAGGATGGCATCCAGGCCTTGGTACGATGCTGTCCCGGACTCAAAGGCCTTTTCCTCAAGGGCTGCACACAG TTGGAGGATGAAGCACTGAAGCACATTGGTGCACACTGTCCAGAGCTGGTCACTCTCAACTTACAGACGTGTTCG CAGATCACAGACGAAGGTCTCATTACTATATGCCGGGGCAGTCACCATCTGCAGTCGCTGTGTGTCTCAGGTTGTGCCAACATCACAGACGCCATCCTCCACGCCTTGGGACTGAACTGCCCGCGCCTCAG AATATTAGAGGTGGCTCGCTGCTCTCAGCTCACAGATGTGGGCTTCACTACACTAGCAAGG AATTGTCATGAGCTGGAAAAAATGGACCTGGAAGAGTGTGTGCAG ATCACGGACGGCACACTTATCCAGTTGTCCATCCACTGCCCTCGTCTGCAAGTTCTG agccTGTCTCACTGTGAGCTGATTACTGACGATGGCATCAGACATCTGGGAAGCGGGCCCTGTGCCCACGACCGGCTGGAGGTGATCGAGCTGGACAACTGCCCCCTGATCACGGACGCCTCGCTGGAGCACCTGAAGACCTGCCACAGCCTGGACCGCATCGAGCTCTACGACTGCCAGCAGATCACCCGCGCAGGCATTAAGAGACTAAGG accCATCTACCTAACATCAAAGTGCACGCGTATTTCGCCCCCGTCACCCCACCCCCCTCGGTTGGGGGGAGTCGCCAGAGATTCTGTCGCTGCTGTATCCTGCTATGA